A single genomic interval of Adhaeribacter pallidiroseus harbors:
- a CDS encoding PP2C family serine/threonine-protein phosphatase, with product MNSENNSKKATASEIKQLVTQIFKNNNISLPANHSGLFETFLQEEQNQALIQAIIQNQNLLMRNWQLDERIAEILQQPVRVVNGTVGKPYEAAFDLEKFNWTDITFFELQGLETVGLTYDPENKKIAGVPTQSGDIPLTFQFKVAGQPEEAPLNKKLLTLIINPDPRSLWKNLESDPNDPYGKADNVTVLAPLNDRHILVSSKRGRSHANMGSFREDDFAFSDLANGWSIVVVADGAGSAKLSRKGSALACNGIVEYFKDPASVESMTAFDELLLQHTNNPTDATQKELTRFVYNNLGKAAFQVHKQLEAFAATVGAPLKDLSATLIFALFKKYDTGYALLSFGVGDCPMAVINKDASEVTLLNWIDVGEFGGGTRFITMPEVFQSDKFATRFGFKLIPDFSYLILMSDGIYDPKFVVEANLPNITKWQEFLGDLNGQNEAGIQVELNPKNPEIEAQFSGWMDFWSPGNHDDRTLAIVF from the coding sequence ATGAACTCGGAAAATAACAGCAAAAAAGCTACGGCAAGCGAAATTAAACAGCTGGTAACGCAAATTTTTAAAAATAATAACATCAGCCTGCCTGCTAACCACTCCGGTTTGTTCGAAACGTTTTTGCAGGAAGAGCAAAATCAAGCCCTGATCCAAGCCATCATTCAAAATCAAAACCTGCTTATGCGTAACTGGCAACTAGACGAGCGAATAGCCGAAATTTTGCAACAACCTGTTCGGGTAGTAAATGGCACGGTGGGGAAACCCTACGAGGCCGCATTTGATTTAGAAAAATTTAACTGGACGGATATTACTTTTTTTGAATTACAAGGCCTGGAAACAGTGGGCTTAACATACGACCCGGAAAATAAAAAAATAGCCGGCGTACCCACGCAAAGCGGCGATATACCCCTAACTTTTCAGTTTAAAGTAGCCGGTCAACCAGAAGAAGCTCCTTTAAATAAAAAGCTACTAACCCTGATTATTAACCCGGATCCCAGAAGCTTATGGAAAAATCTGGAAAGTGACCCGAATGATCCGTACGGGAAGGCAGATAATGTTACGGTTTTAGCCCCGCTCAACGACCGGCATATTTTGGTTTCTTCCAAAAGAGGCCGTTCGCACGCCAATATGGGTTCTTTTCGGGAAGATGATTTTGCTTTTAGCGATTTAGCCAATGGTTGGAGCATTGTGGTAGTAGCTGACGGAGCTGGTAGTGCCAAACTCTCCCGGAAAGGGTCTGCGTTGGCTTGCAACGGCATCGTGGAGTATTTTAAAGATCCTGCTTCCGTAGAAAGCATGACGGCCTTTGACGAACTGCTGCTCCAACATACCAACAATCCTACCGACGCTACGCAAAAGGAACTAACCCGGTTCGTGTATAATAATTTGGGCAAAGCGGCTTTTCAGGTACATAAACAACTCGAAGCTTTTGCGGCTACCGTTGGCGCTCCGCTTAAAGATTTAAGCGCCACTTTAATTTTTGCTTTGTTTAAAAAGTACGATACGGGTTACGCACTGCTATCGTTTGGAGTAGGCGATTGCCCGATGGCCGTTATAAACAAAGACGCCTCAGAAGTTACGCTCCTGAACTGGATTGACGTGGGCGAGTTTGGCGGGGGCACCCGGTTTATTACCATGCCGGAAGTTTTCCAAAGCGATAAATTTGCGACCCGGTTTGGTTTTAAACTGATCCCGGATTTCTCGTATTTAATCTTAATGTCCGATGGTATTTACGATCCCAAATTTGTGGTGGAAGCCAATTTACCCAACATTACAAAATGGCAGGAGTTTCTCGGGGATTTAAATGGGCAAAACGAGGCCGGAATACAAGTTGAATTAAACCCCAAAAATCCCGAAATAGAAGCGCAATTTTCCGGATGGATGGATTTCTGGAGCCCCGGCAACCACGATGACCGAACTTTAGCCATTGTTTTTTAA
- a CDS encoding vWA domain-containing protein, whose product MRRLPVYLLLDTSGSMTGEPIEAVKNGVQVMISSLRQNPQAIETAFISIITFDSTAKQVVPLTDLASFQMVDIKATGTTSLGEALKLVATCIDSEVTKTTAEQKGDWKPLVFIMTDGIPTDDWQSGLVEFKQRKTAYTVACAAGSAADSNLLKQITENVVSLDTADSQSIAKFFTWVSASIGVTSTKVEDAGKEVTGLGELPPPPSELNIVT is encoded by the coding sequence ATGAGAAGATTACCCGTCTATTTATTACTAGATACCTCTGGCTCCATGACCGGCGAACCCATTGAGGCCGTTAAAAACGGCGTGCAGGTAATGATCAGTTCGCTACGCCAAAATCCGCAGGCTATTGAAACCGCTTTTATAAGTATTATTACTTTCGATAGTACGGCCAAGCAAGTGGTACCGCTCACGGATTTAGCTTCTTTTCAAATGGTAGATATTAAAGCAACCGGCACTACCAGTTTAGGCGAGGCTTTAAAGCTGGTTGCTACCTGCATCGATAGCGAAGTAACTAAAACTACCGCCGAGCAAAAAGGCGACTGGAAACCTTTGGTATTTATTATGACGGACGGAATCCCGACGGATGATTGGCAAAGCGGCTTAGTCGAATTTAAGCAACGCAAAACTGCCTACACCGTGGCGTGTGCGGCTGGCAGTGCCGCCGATTCTAACTTACTTAAACAAATTACCGAAAACGTAGTGAGCCTCGATACCGCCGACAGCCAGAGCATCGCGAAGTTTTTTACCTGGGTAAGTGCTTCCATTGGGGTTACATCAACCAAAGTAGAAGACGCGGGCAAAGAAGTAACCGGGTTGGGCGAGTTACCGCCACCCCCTTCTGAGTTAAACATTGTTACTTAA
- a CDS encoding DUF6371 domain-containing protein: MHFKFVASNRFRVAPHCPCGKNNRDGKFSPIILDGIPDPTFGHCHSCGQSFFPNAAAKENLAGPVLISASPKLARTIATGLVKQTLKSYHHNNFALWLQARYPTTADYLLQYFSIGTTKAGGTIFWYQDKAGNYRKPKRIYYKPDGHRVKASEDEAKSKPSPLVFTNQAGYEYCLFGEFQLAQYPATAKIVMVESEKSALIGHVHFPDFIWLATGGAVSLKKERAAVLQGRKVLIIPDMHQTGRDGALRMQVILKSVGARTRIIDMDKDRQDGDDIADILIRRAEIR; the protein is encoded by the coding sequence ATGCATTTCAAGTTTGTTGCGTCTAACCGGTTTCGGGTAGCTCCTCATTGCCCTTGTGGTAAAAATAACCGGGACGGCAAGTTCTCTCCTATTATTCTGGACGGAATACCTGATCCGACGTTTGGGCATTGCCACAGCTGCGGGCAAAGTTTTTTTCCAAACGCTGCTGCCAAGGAAAATTTAGCCGGTCCGGTTCTTATTTCCGCCTCCCCAAAACTCGCCCGCACAATTGCCACGGGTTTAGTAAAGCAAACGCTAAAAAGTTATCACCACAACAATTTTGCACTTTGGCTGCAAGCCAGGTATCCTACTACCGCCGATTATTTGTTGCAGTATTTTTCGATTGGTACTACCAAAGCCGGAGGCACCATTTTTTGGTACCAGGATAAAGCCGGAAATTATCGAAAACCCAAGCGTATTTACTATAAACCCGATGGCCACCGCGTAAAAGCCAGCGAAGACGAAGCTAAAAGCAAACCGAGTCCTTTAGTATTCACGAACCAGGCCGGTTACGAATATTGCTTGTTCGGCGAATTTCAGTTAGCGCAGTACCCCGCCACCGCTAAAATAGTCATGGTCGAAAGTGAAAAATCGGCCCTGATCGGGCACGTGCATTTCCCGGATTTTATTTGGTTAGCTACAGGTGGGGCCGTCAGTTTAAAAAAAGAACGCGCGGCGGTATTACAAGGCCGTAAAGTGTTGATAATACCGGATATGCACCAAACCGGCCGGGATGGAGCTTTGCGGATGCAAGTTATTTTAAAATCCGTAGGGGCCCGCACCCGCATCATAGACATGGACAAAGACCGGCAAGACGGCGACGATATTGCCGATATTTTGATCAGGCGCGCCGAAATCCGGTAA
- a CDS encoding sensor histidine kinase, translated as MELVEEYDTALPPVEAYIGELNQVWTNLIDNALDAMDGVQKGRLEIKTKRVNQFAEVCISDNGTGIPDEIKNRIFDPFFTTKDVGKGTGLGLDVVSRIVQQHNGSIKVNSVPGKTSFMVYFPLNGQT; from the coding sequence GTGGAGTTAGTAGAAGAATACGATACCGCTTTACCACCCGTAGAAGCTTATATTGGCGAATTAAACCAGGTTTGGACGAACTTAATTGATAATGCCTTGGATGCCATGGACGGCGTTCAAAAAGGCCGTTTAGAAATAAAAACCAAACGGGTAAACCAGTTCGCAGAAGTGTGCATTTCCGACAATGGCACCGGCATACCAGATGAAATTAAAAATCGTATTTTTGACCCATTCTTCACCACCAAAGATGTAGGCAAAGGTACCGGTTTAGGCCTGGACGTAGTGTCCCGGATTGTGCAGCAACATAATGGTTCTATCAAAGTAAATTCCGTGCCGGGCAAAACTTCCTTTATGGTGTACTTTCCGCTGAACGGCCAGACTTAA
- a CDS encoding YncE family protein: MKATKPVTRWLSGLLLLVLISWAPKAELSSVINNKAPGNGRFLYVAVPGIRDYLGYGGHGILVFDINNNHQFVKRIKTRGLRENGQPANVKGVAVSVPLHSIYVSTLQSVQRIDLTTDKIVWEKPFVGGADRMAISPDGKTMYLPSLENTFWNVVDCETGNILKKIEVVGRAHNTIYGPSGKYAYLADIASPLLHVADTKTHTIVKKVGPFGAGIRPFTINSTETLAFVTVDSLLGFEVGDLKTGKLLERKVVEGWNKGPVRRHGNPSHGIGLTPDEKEVWLADGFNMRMHVFNATPPYQQLTTIPLQDMPGWITFSLDGKYAYPSSGEVIDVKTRKTLFILQDENYNNVASEKMVEVHFINNQVVKAGDQFGLGRATTKSAVF; encoded by the coding sequence ATGAAAGCAACAAAACCCGTAACCAGATGGCTCAGCGGATTACTTCTTTTGGTTCTTATCTCCTGGGCGCCTAAAGCAGAACTTAGTTCGGTAATAAATAACAAGGCACCGGGTAACGGGCGTTTTTTGTACGTTGCTGTGCCGGGTATCCGGGATTATTTGGGTTACGGAGGCCATGGTATTTTGGTATTTGATATAAATAATAATCACCAATTTGTAAAACGGATTAAAACCCGGGGCTTACGCGAGAACGGCCAACCGGCCAATGTAAAAGGGGTTGCCGTGAGTGTGCCGCTCCACAGCATTTACGTGAGCACCCTGCAATCGGTGCAGCGCATTGATTTAACTACCGATAAAATAGTGTGGGAAAAACCTTTTGTGGGTGGCGCCGACCGCATGGCTATTTCGCCGGATGGTAAAACCATGTACCTGCCCTCGTTGGAAAATACTTTCTGGAACGTGGTAGATTGTGAAACGGGAAATATTCTTAAGAAAATAGAAGTAGTGGGCCGGGCCCATAACACAATCTACGGACCGTCGGGCAAGTATGCGTACCTGGCCGATATTGCCTCGCCCTTGCTGCACGTGGCAGATACTAAAACCCACACCATCGTGAAAAAAGTAGGTCCGTTTGGCGCTGGCATCCGGCCGTTTACTATTAACAGCACCGAAACTTTAGCGTTTGTTACCGTAGATAGTTTGCTGGGCTTTGAAGTAGGCGACCTGAAAACTGGCAAATTACTCGAACGAAAAGTAGTAGAAGGCTGGAACAAAGGCCCGGTGCGGCGGCACGGCAATCCCAGTCACGGCATTGGTTTAACCCCCGACGAAAAAGAAGTGTGGCTCGCCGACGGCTTTAACATGCGGATGCACGTTTTTAACGCTACCCCACCTTACCAACAACTTACCACTATTCCTTTACAAGATATGCCCGGTTGGATCACTTTCAGCCTGGATGGTAAATACGCTTATCCATCCAGCGGCGAAGTAATCGACGTGAAAACCCGCAAGACCTTGTTTATTCTGCAAGACGAAAATTACAATAATGTAGCTAGCGAGAAAATGGTGGAAGTGCATTTCATAAACAACCAAGTGGTAAAAGCCGGCGATCAGTTTGGCCTAGGACGCGCCACTACCAAAAGTGCTGTTTTTTAA
- a CDS encoding cyclic nucleotide-binding domain-containing protein produces MQTVTTEWLQSIDALKDVPADQLQWWLNNSVHQEFPEDSFLFKTGEPITGTHVVVKGRIRLFVQQKTNTRKIGYFEVKDILGYLPFSRGTVSSANGQVDEALQIMTFPVAKMKDLIIQHYELTQALVHIMTSRVRDFTTMQQQNEKMMALGKLSAGLAHELNNPASAIVRGSISLKKHLQLVPETFKKVIAIKMSADDVDKVNDKMFSVLARPEKPILTLMQRTALEDDLAECLEGLAVENSQELAENFIEFGFTCNDMDEFSELVPPAYLSPVLNWINNNLVTEKMVNDLQDASQRIEKLVTAIKNFTHMDRDHDKEYADIHGGIKNTLTMLGYKLKKTTWS; encoded by the coding sequence ATCCATTGATGCGTTAAAAGATGTTCCAGCCGACCAATTGCAATGGTGGCTAAATAACAGCGTGCATCAGGAATTCCCCGAAGACAGTTTTCTTTTTAAAACCGGAGAACCTATTACCGGCACCCACGTGGTGGTAAAAGGCCGCATCCGCTTGTTTGTGCAGCAAAAAACCAATACCCGTAAAATCGGTTATTTTGAAGTGAAAGATATTCTGGGCTACTTGCCTTTTTCGCGCGGTACCGTATCCTCGGCCAACGGCCAGGTGGACGAAGCTTTGCAGATCATGACCTTCCCGGTTGCGAAAATGAAGGATTTAATCATCCAGCACTACGAGCTTACCCAGGCCCTGGTGCATATCATGACCTCCCGCGTGCGGGATTTTACGACCATGCAGCAGCAAAACGAAAAAATGATGGCGCTGGGTAAATTATCGGCGGGTTTGGCGCATGAGTTAAATAATCCGGCCTCGGCCATTGTACGGGGTTCTATTTCTTTAAAAAAACATTTACAACTGGTACCCGAAACCTTTAAAAAAGTCATCGCTATTAAAATGAGTGCCGATGATGTAGATAAAGTAAACGATAAAATGTTTAGCGTGCTGGCCCGCCCGGAAAAGCCTATCCTAACATTAATGCAACGTACAGCCCTGGAAGATGATTTGGCCGAGTGCCTGGAAGGGCTTGCCGTAGAAAACAGCCAAGAGTTAGCGGAGAATTTTATTGAATTTGGCTTTACCTGCAACGATATGGACGAATTCTCGGAGTTAGTGCCACCTGCTTATCTTTCGCCGGTGTTAAACTGGATTAACAATAACCTGGTAACCGAAAAAATGGTGAACGATCTGCAGGATGCCTCCCAGCGCATCGAAAAACTGGTAACCGCCATTAAAAATTTTACCCACATGGACCGCGACCACGATAAAGAATACGCCGATATTCACGGAGGTATTAAAAACACGCTGACCATGTTGGGTTATAAACTTAAAAAAACAACGTGGAGTTAG
- a CDS encoding FAD-dependent oxidoreductase — MNEPIIFSIDDDIQVLRALNRDLKAQYRKEYKILSTPSVQEALDSLLELKNKGETIALFIADQRMPEMDGVSFLVKATEFYPEAKRVLLTAYSDTDAAIKAINEVRLDYYLMKPWDPPEDKLFPVIDDLLDEWQHSYQPDFKGIKLIGYQFSPKSHTIKEFLAGNLIPYQWLDVEKSKEAKQYVDINQIKTKDLPAVFFEDGTSIQSPTLRELADKVGLTPILKNDVYDVVIIGAGPAGLAASVYGASEGLKTLLIERYAPGGQAGTSSRIENYLGFPSGLSGSELTRRAITQATRFGTEFLSPQDVKAIHEKDGYKRIVLDGGEEINTRTVVITTGVDYRKLETKGVEDFTGAGIYYGAAMTEAASCKDKEVYIVGGGNSAGQAAMYLAKFARHVYIVIRKEDLTSSMSSYLIDQISVTSNIQILGKTEIKEALGDGKLEQVKIGPINSDESETKQADALYIFIGARPYTDWIGQEIIRNDKGFIETGRDVKSYHAFGKIWKLQRDPYLLETSAHGIFAAGDVRANAMNRVASAVGEGSMAISFVHKYLAEV, encoded by the coding sequence ATGAACGAGCCTATTATCTTTTCAATCGATGACGACATCCAGGTTTTAAGGGCTCTTAACCGTGATTTAAAAGCCCAGTACCGGAAAGAATACAAAATCCTGAGTACGCCCTCGGTGCAGGAAGCCCTGGATAGTTTACTGGAACTCAAAAATAAAGGGGAAACGATTGCCTTGTTTATCGCGGACCAGCGCATGCCCGAAATGGACGGCGTATCGTTTTTAGTAAAAGCCACGGAGTTTTATCCCGAAGCCAAACGGGTATTGCTTACCGCGTATTCCGATACCGATGCCGCCATTAAAGCCATTAACGAGGTGCGTTTAGATTACTATTTAATGAAGCCCTGGGACCCGCCCGAAGACAAGTTATTCCCGGTAATTGATGATTTATTGGATGAGTGGCAACATAGTTACCAACCCGATTTTAAAGGCATCAAACTCATTGGTTACCAGTTTTCGCCTAAGTCGCATACCATTAAAGAGTTTTTGGCGGGTAATCTCATTCCGTACCAATGGCTCGACGTAGAAAAAAGTAAAGAAGCCAAACAATACGTGGATATAAACCAAATTAAAACCAAAGATTTGCCGGCCGTTTTCTTTGAAGATGGTACTTCTATCCAATCGCCTACGCTAAGAGAATTAGCCGACAAAGTAGGTTTAACGCCTATTTTAAAAAACGACGTGTACGATGTCGTGATTATTGGGGCCGGTCCCGCCGGTTTAGCGGCTTCGGTGTACGGCGCTTCCGAAGGCTTAAAAACTCTACTCATTGAGCGGTACGCCCCGGGTGGCCAGGCCGGCACCAGCTCCCGCATCGAAAATTACTTAGGTTTCCCTTCGGGCTTAAGCGGTTCGGAGCTTACCCGTCGGGCCATTACCCAGGCCACCCGTTTTGGTACCGAGTTTTTATCGCCCCAAGATGTAAAAGCCATTCACGAAAAAGACGGGTATAAACGCATTGTACTGGACGGCGGCGAAGAAATTAATACCCGCACGGTGGTAATTACCACGGGGGTCGATTACCGGAAACTGGAAACCAAGGGCGTAGAAGATTTTACCGGGGCCGGCATCTACTACGGGGCCGCCATGACCGAAGCAGCCTCCTGCAAAGACAAAGAAGTGTATATTGTAGGTGGCGGCAATTCGGCGGGACAAGCGGCCATGTACCTGGCTAAATTTGCCCGCCACGTATACATTGTTATCCGCAAAGAAGATCTTACTTCTTCCATGTCGTCCTATTTAATCGACCAGATTAGCGTAACATCTAATATCCAAATATTAGGTAAAACCGAGATTAAAGAAGCCCTAGGCGACGGCAAATTAGAGCAGGTAAAAATTGGCCCGATAAACAGCGACGAAAGTGAAACCAAACAAGCCGATGCTTTATATATTTTTATCGGCGCACGGCCTTACACCGATTGGATTGGTCAGGAAATTATTCGGAACGATAAAGGCTTTATTGAAACCGGCCGCGATGTAAAAAGTTACCATGCCTTTGGTAAAATCTGGAAACTACAACGCGATCCGTATTTACTCGAAACCAGTGCTCACGGTATTTTTGCCGCCGGCGATGTGCGGGCTAACGCCATGAACCGGGTAGCCTCCGCCGTAGGCGAAGGCAGTATGGCCATCAGCTTTGTGCATAAGTATTTAGCCGAAGTTTAA
- a CDS encoding helix-hairpin-helix domain-containing protein codes for MQSIIGTFSNNPGPGTNIKTAPSLIHPGKTYPYVDNGEPMRGGMKDVYFGPDKSYVVAFYRDKQDYNSRERLKKLVTQYQDNFFNREGGDYFKELYCWPTDMVEVAGKTGLVVPAYHKNFFFKKGYATSEGIKGKEKQGLWFASAKFRHKQFTLRLDESELGNWLSYFQICVRIARGVKRLHAAGLAHSDLSYKNVLIDPVSKSATIIDIDGLVVPGLYPPDVIGTADFIAPEVLATKHLNLRDPNRKHANRTTDLHALATMIYLYLLYRHPLKGGKINSLDTEEDDLLSMGEKALFIEHPTDTSNRPKIDQVSKWALPWADVTKLPYTLTGPYLKTLFDQAFVTGLHNPNLRPNADTWEQALLKTTDLMQPCSNLQCDQKWFVFDNTASPKCPFCGTPVTGTLPVLDLYYEFKPTVWKPENHRLMVYHNQYLFQWHVNRNVVRNEKLTAEQKIPVGYFTYFQNKWVFVNQKLTSLKDLTEDKEIPVNTMVDITDGKRLLLAKEEGGRVVVITMANK; via the coding sequence GTGCAGAGCATTATAGGCACTTTTTCTAATAATCCCGGACCGGGTACGAACATAAAAACGGCACCTTCCCTGATTCATCCGGGTAAAACCTACCCGTACGTGGATAATGGCGAGCCCATGCGCGGTGGCATGAAGGATGTTTATTTTGGGCCGGATAAATCGTATGTGGTGGCATTTTACCGCGATAAGCAAGATTATAATTCGCGGGAGCGGCTGAAGAAACTGGTAACCCAGTATCAAGATAATTTTTTTAACCGGGAGGGCGGCGATTATTTTAAAGAACTGTATTGCTGGCCCACCGATATGGTAGAAGTGGCCGGAAAAACCGGATTAGTTGTACCGGCTTATCATAAAAACTTTTTTTTTAAAAAAGGCTACGCTACCAGCGAAGGCATAAAAGGCAAAGAAAAGCAAGGGTTGTGGTTTGCCTCGGCTAAGTTCCGGCACAAGCAATTTACCTTACGCCTCGATGAAAGTGAACTGGGTAACTGGCTCAGCTATTTTCAAATCTGCGTCCGGATAGCGCGCGGGGTAAAACGCTTGCACGCCGCCGGCTTAGCTCATTCCGATTTATCCTACAAAAACGTATTAATCGACCCGGTAAGTAAATCGGCCACGATAATTGATATTGATGGGCTGGTAGTACCGGGCCTATACCCGCCGGATGTAATTGGCACCGCCGATTTTATTGCGCCCGAGGTATTAGCTACCAAGCACCTGAACCTGCGCGACCCGAACCGCAAACACGCGAACCGGACCACCGATTTGCACGCTTTGGCCACGATGATTTATTTGTACCTGCTCTACCGCCACCCTTTAAAAGGCGGCAAAATCAACTCCCTGGACACCGAAGAAGATGATTTGCTCTCGATGGGGGAAAAAGCTTTGTTTATTGAGCACCCCACTGATACCTCAAACCGACCTAAAATCGACCAGGTAAGCAAATGGGCATTGCCCTGGGCGGATGTTACCAAACTGCCTTATACCTTAACCGGGCCTTACCTGAAAACCTTGTTCGATCAGGCCTTTGTTACCGGATTGCATAATCCTAACCTGCGGCCCAATGCCGACACCTGGGAGCAAGCCTTATTAAAAACTACCGATCTCATGCAGCCGTGCAGCAATTTGCAGTGCGACCAAAAGTGGTTTGTTTTTGATAATACTGCTTCCCCGAAATGTCCGTTTTGCGGTACACCGGTAACAGGTACTTTACCGGTACTGGATTTGTATTACGAATTTAAACCTACCGTTTGGAAACCGGAAAACCATCGTTTAATGGTATACCATAATCAATACTTGTTTCAGTGGCACGTTAACCGCAATGTTGTCCGGAACGAGAAACTAACCGCCGAGCAGAAAATACCAGTGGGTTATTTTACTTATTTCCAGAATAAGTGGGTATTCGTTAATCAGAAACTTACTTCTTTAAAAGACTTAACCGAAGACAAAGAAATTCCCGTTAATACCATGGTAGATATTACCGATGGCAAGCGCTTACTATTAGCTAAAGAAGAAGGCGGTCGGGTAGTGGTAATAACGATGGCGAACAAGTAA
- a CDS encoding cold-shock protein produces MNNGTVKFFNNLKGFGFIKETNSDQDYFVHVSGLLQDIQENDQVTFDLQEGKKGLNAVNVKLA; encoded by the coding sequence ATGAATAACGGAACAGTAAAATTTTTTAATAACCTGAAGGGATTTGGGTTCATCAAAGAAACAAATTCAGATCAAGATTATTTTGTACACGTATCTGGTTTGCTCCAGGATATCCAGGAAAATGACCAGGTAACTTTTGACCTGCAAGAAGGTAAAAAAGGATTAAACGCCGTGAACGTGAAACTCGCTTAA